The genome window ACCATACACCCTGGTGAGCCACTAGGAGGTGTTCGGGCCTAAGAGGGTAACCCTTGTCGCAAGCGAATATGTCTGGCAAGAAGCATTCGTAACCAACCAAATTGATGAGCGCCATGGGCGCAAGACACCTCCACGTGTATGGATGAGGGCAAGAAGTAAAAGTCAAAGCCAAGGTCTAACATGTCAAGTATCATAATCCATGAGATTACATCCATTTTCGTTTCTTGCAGACATAAGAGGGAGATTCTATTAGAAATGACCACATCCTTAATCACCAAACGTCATGTCGACGAGTTTAGACCACATACGCTCCAAAAAAGTAAGTTTTCCGATGCTATAAAAATAAACACAAAAACGACCAACTACAACCAAGGGAGGGACCTTCCTACTGCTCCACATCCGGCGTTGACACATCTGACGCATGCTCCGGAAATAGCTCGACAATCGCTGCACATTGGGATGGTGACAGCCCCTCAATGAACAATCTCACGTATCGCTCAAAAGTGTCCGCATTCGGAATGTCTCTGCACCTTTGATTCCCAGTTGCTTCATCAGGATGTTCTGAACTGATCAACTGGGTTGGTGCCCCTAATGCGGCTCTTCTTGGCGAGGCGGGCACTGCGGCAAAGAAGATGAGGCTCAGGCGAGCGGGTGTGGCAACAGGGAGGTGTGGACTGTAGGATCGCCGGCGCCATGGAATGCCGAACAACCGAAAGGAACGTATCCGCCGGGCTAAGATCAACTGCATCCTTATCATGTGCCTCCCCATCCAACGTTAGTGACAGAGACGGGCAAGCTAGGTTTGGGGCTGCATTCCAAGCTCGGGGCGCGTCACTAATCTTCAGCGGTGGTGACAAGGCCACCGTGCTCACAATCTTGGCTCGGCGCTTGTATGTGATGTGCATGCCTCCACCGGCCTCCGCTCTGAGGCTACAGGGACAAGGGACGGAGGTGGCCGAGGCGAGGACAATGGCGGGTTGGGAGTTGGGGAGAAGGGGTGTGATCCCGTCGTAGAGGAGTCGTCCTCCGgcggcgacaccgatggctccAACTGGCGCGGAAGTGGGGCTCGGGTAGCGAGGACGATATGCGACGGCGCCGGCTGCTGGGCACCCTCCGTCATCCGAGCCAGCTGAGAGGCTGCCGACATAACAGGGCGTGTGTCCACCGGAGAATGAGGGTGCCTTTAGCTACGGACCTGATGCCCTCCTGCCGACAGAAAATTGGCTTTGAGTAGGGCTCTCCCCTACTGGTCTTCGAAATAAAGAAAGCTTTCATGCCTGATGCCCTCCTGCCGACAGAAAATTGGCTTTGAGTAGGGCTCTCCCCTACTGGTCTTCTAAATAAAGAAAGCTTTCATGTCAATTTTGTTGGATATGACTAGAGTGTTCAGTTGCACACACTTCACCCGTTTGCTTTGCCCAATCTCAGGTTTTGTCATACTCTTATGACTGACTCAACGGACTCACATTAATCTTGGAAGATAGCTCTTGCTGGGTAGCTAAATTGACATTCTGGAAGGCAcgcttcatttttttcttagcCACAGTTTTATAGAAGAGACTATTAGCTGAATATTGCAAGCTATTAGCGCATTGATATTAGTTTGTATTTCACCTCCAAACTTAGTTTTTCCTATATACTGATCTCATGATTTTATATAAGAGCAAATCTTATCTCCTTGAAATAACCCTAATTCAACTTTCTATTTACAGCTGAGAAGTTCAGAGAACTTGTTGGAAAGGAGGCTGCATCAAAGAGTGGGCAGTTCACATTCCTGAACTGCTTTGATATGGGCTCTGGCAGCCTTGCATGTACAGCGAAGGAGGGTGTCAAGTTGTATGTCTACAACCTCCGAACGGCACACATGGAAAGGGTGCGGCAGCAAGCCATTGAGAAAGCATTAGCCGATGCTGTGACAGAAGGCCTGACACCCTCTGAAGCAGCCAAGCAAGCTCAGAAAGTTGGAGCAAAAGCGGCGAAAGTGGCCGCTCGTCAAGCCAAGCGGATATTGGGGCCAATAATTTCTTCTGGTTGGGACTTCTTTGAAGCAATGTACTTTGGTGGAAGCATGACAGAAGGTCTTCTCCGGGGTACCGGCACCTTGTTTGGAACTTATGTGGGTGGTTTCCATGGTGAGGAGAGGTTGGGGAAGCTGGGGTATCTTGCAGGAAGCCATCTAGGTAGCTGGGTTGGAGGAAGAATTGGACTGATGATCTATGATGTCATAAATGGCCTGAAATATATGCTTCAGTTTGTCCAGCCAGAGAATCAATCATCGTCATATGCTTCTGAAGATGGTTCAGAATACGCAGATAATTATATAAGCGGCAAAAGAGAGGAGTCAACATACGCAGATAATTATATAAGCGGCGAAAGAGAGGAGTCAACATACGCAGATAATTATATAAGCGGCGAAAGAGAGGAGTCAACATACTATGAAACATCGGAAGAGAAGCAAGAGGAATCGAAGTGGTTTAGTTTGTTCTGAGACTGCAAAGATTTGATATTAGCGGTCTTATACTGTCTTCGCAGAAATGGTTAGATTGTTTCGTTATAAATTCTCGACATGCTTAGCTTCATTTTGTATTGTTAAATGGGGTACGATTCTTCTTTGTATCTATCCTTTTGGCCACTGTATTCTGTATACACGTGCATGCAACTCTTGAGGCCGTGCAGAATGCACCACATGAAAGATATTGGGGAGTGTCTTACTgggaaaaaaaatgttagagcaTCTTTAACTGATACCCTATCTAACTCCTCTGGTCAAATTTTAAGAAAAGTGGTTAAAACATCCCTCTAACCGGTATCCTATTCCACCCCTCTATAGTTGAGGATCTCTTACTTCTCACCCTGGTCACCATGTTACCTCAGATTTAGAAAGAGAGCATTGAGCCTCTATCTAGCAACCATCGCTGTCGGACTTGTCCTTCCTGCCACACTAGAGGTTTGTTTTTCTTCCCCTTCTCCAATGTATGCTGGGATGTGTGCTTGGCAGGGCTAGGTCATGGGGGAGGCGGCACAGATGAGGCATTGGAGGGTTGGGTCGCCAGGCCGATAGAGTAGTGGCACATGGAGCGGCACGACCAGAGGGGAGGATGTGGGTTGTCAGGGGAAGCAGTGCAAAGGAGGCACTGGATGAGCGGGAGAGGGCCAGCAGGAGGTCGGAGGTGGTGGCTCCGCGTAGGAGGCCGGATACCTTCATGGCCGACTCGGGCATCGCCTCCATCCCCTTTGGTCGGTTGTGCTGCGCGAAATGGGGAGATCGAATGATCTTCAACTTGACGCCATGACCCTCATGGCTGGCCGGATCCACCATCTTCCTCTCCACCGGCCTCAATCAGACGACGACTGCACTTACCCTCTAGGTGGATAGCGACAGCCCTCAGGCTGCGCATGTTCAGCGCGGCGAGCAGCGACCCTAAGGCCACGCTCAAATGGTAGTAGCCTAGGCCTAGCTAGCTTGGAGGCGGCGCTAGAGGGCGTGAGGTCCGAAGGAGGATGGACGGGGGAGCACCAGCGAAGGCGGTGCGGTGCGGCAGGGCCAGAGGAGACATCTGAGGGGGGGTCGGGTGTCACGTCCCCAAACTTGTAATCATGTATTTAAGTATAGTCACGCATCAttagcattatgtttaattttgagcaattttattttttggagcACTAGATCACCTCGGTTTGGgtaataaaaagagagagaaaaatgggagagaaagaatagaatttgcagttaaaatattttatttctcttacGCATAGGAGCCACTAGAGTTGGTCAAccatcccctccctctccctcagctACAGCCCCACCCCCTCACTCCTCCCCcatgctctctccctctccaaccGAGCAGGAGAGCTgctccccttcctctctctcaagctctctccttctccctcagaTTTCGACTTCAAGAAGCAAAATCGAGGTACGTGTGGTGCCCTCGTGGTCCCTACCTCTAGGCCTCTCATCCATCCAAGTATTTTGCACATACCCGAAGGATTCAAGCTATTCTTGGcctcttttggtgttcttgatgtttggaGCTAATTAGAGGAATTTGGATAGGTATGAGCTAGGAAATCgtgttgtttggttggtggatGAAGTGTAGAACCTATGTGCTAGTGCAAAAACCTTGTCTCTTTGAATTGGTAAGGTTTGCAAACTGTATCGACCAAAGTTCCTTGCAAAACCCGTGTTCTACCCAAACCGGGAAATTTCAGGCTCAACCGAGAAGTTCTAGGTAAACCAAATTGAATTATACTCGGAAAATTGTGTGGTTTAGTGTGTaatttgagtctagaacccttgggcTAGTGCTTATACATGTTTATATGGGATATATTTAACATGCACGTTGAATCAGCAAAGAGATCAATGAGAACACGTTTTCTTCCAGAACCCAGAAGTTTCAGGTTTGCAACTCGGAAGTTCTGGGTGATCCTAGTTAGAGCAAAACCCGGATGTTTGACCCGGAAGTTTCGACCTCaactcggaacctccgagtCAATCAAAAAGTGGCAACCCAAGGACCCTGTCTGGAGGTTAACCCGGAAGTTTCGAGTTTAACCCAGAACTTCCGAGTTCTGTCAGAAGTTCAGAAGTTGTGTTCTTTCGCGTGTTGtgtacttttagcttgttgttatgttGCATCCTCCATTGTTATGCATCATGTAGCATATTTCCTTGCATTTCTTtaatactcatcattgcatgcgctcttctttaGAGAACAAAGGACCGAAGTGTGGCGCGGGGGTGATCGAAAGCAACACCAAACCActggagttctgtgagtgttgcgtgggtagcatcaggcaggcatcagagcagcaaggcaaacatctaagcatattgcacctcaTATTTTGGATCTTGtgaagtctcaattgataaattatgcttatgtaagTTATGCATGTTAGAGTTCTAACGTCGAATTAtatgagtagaacctatgttgatacattacttctaccttgatcttgttgatgatccttatccttgtagcctaggtaTAATAATGAGAATGTCTTACTTAAAAGTGATACGAGATGTTTAACAATGCAtaggtcttcggtagaagtcgagcgatagaatgttccatcgttcgtgagctataggGTCAATTATTGTAGATAATGATGATAACAATATGGATTGTATGAgagtgaggatgagacaagatgtggggcggtgctaggggtaggtcgggagagaaaCCTGAATgacatagaccacttgcatcaaTTAAGTACCGTCCATCGGTGCcattggctctagcactttccgtactaaccacatattgatctaatagtaagacaagccgattatcatacgtCGTGCTGACGCTTACCTTGCGGCCATATGACGCGTAAGAAAAATGAATAGGAGAAGTAAGGTGGtagggagccggaggtgtctgggacacgctcgcggtaatcCTGGTGCCaaaggggcatgtgcaagtgggtagttccgggtatgagaaaggttgacatgagtactcccttgtgtggacctatgtggtcacgCAAGCTGAATGATCCTCGAGTTATGTGGCTAAAATTGTATCCTttgtagggtgtaagatcaatttgaattgccacgctctcggtcatgagcatgcttttgtctatCTGCATggatcgtagagtcacgaatgtaagatgatatggtatggtatgttggatgtagttgagatggttctattctcagatatatttatgatggttctagttacatatatgtttatgttgctGATTACATGATAGAATGGTATAGGTGGTTATGTGCAGCTTACACATTTATGTCAAAAAAATTGCTTCCGCATgtgaatctacttaaccttgtggtcgttCCTTTCTAATAATCCAAATGAGTAATCCTTAGAatcgggttatttatatatatctattatagattaagtcttgtgagtaccttcctACTCACATTGATCTTTCAGGTTCTGCATGCGAGGAGGAtctagtgtttggctacttcacgcccaccgatgtaggtggcgggcatgagtagtgcaaatTGCTCGAGTGACGTGATTTTgtggtggagcctaagggcatatagctctacccaccttttgttgtcaatagattttttttttgctgcgtAGTGTCTTATAAATGTTTATGACAATGTAATGGCTTAATGACATGTAACATATGTTAGTTACTCGCTGTTTCttaagctttattgtgatgACCTATGTcagaaagacatgtgttccgatcttggcaCAAAAACATATAccgggactactgggatgatattATGATTAATCATTGCTATTGTGATTaggtaaatgatcgacttaatgatgaattagaatattatttgtacgGTTTCTTACAGTGTGGTATCAGAGTttagtttaatgaagtagcaTAAAGAACTTAGGATGGGTTAATAAAGCATATCAACCCCACTAAGACAACCCACTAAAGTTATCTTTGTATCCTAAGTGCTCTCCTTTATTCGTCACATAGTCTTAGATTTTGCCGTACATCTTCTTGTGGACAACATGTTTAATCTCGATCCCTGACTCATCTCCTTTTCAAGGGTTAAGTATGGCCGCTTTGGGTGAGTAGTTCTATGTTGGTGAAGATGAGAGAAGTCTAATAGGGTGTAGCTTCCTTGCTTGAACGTTTGAACGATTAAGTTAGCTATACTATGCCCCTAACTGTAACGTGTTCTTGGTTGCTGCACCTATATTGTTTTTGTTTCCGCATTGTTTTGTTCCATATTATGATGTCTTTGTGATTTATGTTGCATCGGCCTAATCGACGAAAAAGGTAAGAAGGTAAGGAACACATCTCGATGGTGGTAAATATCGGAGGCTCAACCAGTGCAAGGTAGGAGCCTGATGTGTTCCATACGACGATGGTACGGAAAGCGAATATATTAGTAATAACGCATGAACATCCACCAATGATAGTTATGGTCGTCTAACAATGTGGCGATTACATATGGTGTCCCATAAGGCGATGGTACAAGAAGTGAATACGTTTgcaacaacgtatgaaacgTTGCTTGTGCGgcaagttgcacaagcaccgttcgcACGAACACTTTTCTTTCTTGCGCGAAGGGTGATGATCGGTGGTCATTATGTGTGAATGCTTGTGGGAAGCGATGCACTTGAGAAAGAGATGTGTAGATAGGGATCGAGCATGCCTTCATTTCCCCATCGCTCATATTGCATGCATTTTTCCCAATCTACAGTATTATGGGTCCAAGCAAGTGATATTCGACTAGTACTATTTTTGCTATGTCGGAGTTTGACCTTTCACCTCTCTTTCATTTTATCGtcacaataggatgagaacctACCAAAGTCTTGGAGATCGTCTTGAGAGTTATAATGAGAGCAACCCAgtgccgcctccaccaccgagTATGGCGAATGTGCTAATACAGATtgagcaaaaccgtcaagcACAGATGGCTCTCCTCGAAGCTCTTATTTACAACacggcccctcaaggaggaggtggagccgggcGTCACGATGACTTCTCAGATTTTCTTTGGACTAAACCACCCACCTTCACGTGcactgaggatcctctcgatgcgaCCATTAGCTTTGCACTATCGAGCAGAAACTCTCTCTCCTTCGGTgggaggaccacgagaaggctctcTCCGCtgcccatcaacttcagggtgcCTCTCGTGCGTTGTGGACCAACTGCCTTTCCATGCATGCCGCTAATCACCGGGTGTCTTAGGCAGTGTTCCACCAAGCCTTCCGTGACTACCATATTCCCAAGGGGCTAATAGAGATCAAAGTCAGGAATTTCTGGACCTCCAACAAAGAGGCAAGTCTGTTATGGAGTATGtacaggtgttcaaccaccttgcataaTACACGCCGAAagaggtcaacaccgatgagaagaagcaatattgttttgtgaatggcctctcatccaagatgcaagaccgcttGTTGGTTTATGAGTTTGTCGATTTCAACAAGTTGTAAGCACCTCTCTCACAGTcgagttcaagatgaagaaccaccaagaggagaagaagcgcaagagggttctATCGCCTTCCACGGGTGGGAGCTCTCAACGATCACGgacggagagtcaacctcctccgTCTCTCATGGCTACTCCGGCTACTCCATAATAGTGTGGGTAGTTCGACGTCCATCCTCCTCTTCACAAGGGCAACCTCAAAGACTTGCAGGATCACAAGGGAGCGTGACAGGTAGCCCCAGAGGCCCATGCTACAATTGTGGGCGTGTTGGCCACTTTTCTCGGGATTACTCTTTTCTGAAGCTGGGAGCtatggtgactgctccaaggccaccactacCCTCACAATCCTCTCATCAGGTCTCTAAGGTTGCACAAGTCCCTAAGCACGGTCGTATCAACCACATCACCATCGAGGAAGCCCGAGAGGATGATAAAGTGCTTGTCGGTATGTTACATATGAATTCTCACCTTGCAGTCATACTTTTCAGTTCTGGTGAATCTCATTCCTTTATAAAGGAGGGTTATGTCTTGAGTCACCAGTTGGTCATTGAGGTCCTACCTTCTTCATTCCATATCGATGCACCCAGTACTAAGTTAAGAGCTAATCGAGTTGTTCCTAAGGCTATGGTACTCATTGAGAGAGTTTCATTCTTGGCGAACTTAATTGTGTTGGACACTAGAGGAGTTGATGTCATCTTATGGATGAATTGGTTAGCTAAGCATGGCTCTCGTATTGATTGCGCAGGAAGAGTAGACACTTTAAAAAATCCAAGTGGTGGGCAGATatctcttcaccttggagagggtggtcccAACTTATATGCCTTGATGAGTGTGGCAACCACGAGTCTTCTGGATATTCCTGTGGTCTGTGAGTTTCATGATGTCTTCCTAGACGAATTGACAGGAATGTCACCCGACGGAGAAGTAGAATTCTTTATTGAGCTTTTACCCGGTACGGCCTCAATTTCAATGAGGCCTTATCAGATGCCTTCAAATGAATTGACAGAGATGAAGAAGCAGGTTCAAGAGTTACTctcgaagggtttcattcgtctaagctcctcaccttggggatgcccggtgctttttgtgaagaagaaggaccaaaCTCTGTGGACATGTggattaccgtccgttgaatgaggtcactgctAAGAATAAGTATCCACTTCCTCAGATTGACATTTTGTTCGATCAGTTGACCGATGTCTagattttctccaagattgatttgagattgggctatcaccaaataaagattcggctggaggatattccaaagacagctttctctAACCATTACAGGCTCTATGAGTATACCGTTGTATTCTTCAGCCTAACCAATGCACCATCattctttatgtatttgatgaacacggtcttCATGGAAGAACTCGACAAATtttttgtggtattcattgatgatattctcatctactccaagactgaagcaGAACATGCAGATCATCTCCGagttgttcttggccgacttTGAGATCACAAACTCTATACCAAGTTCAGCAAATATGAGTTTTGGCTCAAGGAAGAtgct of Phragmites australis chromosome 3, lpPhrAust1.1, whole genome shotgun sequence contains these proteins:
- the LOC133912344 gene encoding uncharacterized protein LOC133912344, which translates into the protein MLDVQKRRVQLLLFITGVLALSMTAEKFRELVGKEAASKSGQFTFLNCFDMGSGSLACTAKEGVKLYVYNLRTAHMERVRQQAIEKALADAVTEGLTPSEAAKQAQKVGAKAAKVAARQAKRILGPIISSGWDFFEAMYFGGSMTEGLLRGTGTLFGTYVGGFHGEERLGKLGYLAGSHLGSWVGGRIGLMIYDVINGLKYMLQFVQPENQSSSYASEDGSEYADNYISGKREESTYADNYISGEREESTYADNYISGEREESTYYETSEEKQEESKWFSLF